The proteins below come from a single Branchiostoma floridae strain S238N-H82 chromosome 5, Bfl_VNyyK, whole genome shotgun sequence genomic window:
- the LOC118415915 gene encoding glutamine--tRNA ligase-like isoform X1 has product MADTLDLFVSVGLSEQKAKETIKNEVLTGELKNIINEARKHCSTIDKSMGVLLYGMATRLKSKGRANFLTEYIATKKITTELQLQSALDFVKSHPVDPVDAAAFEEACGVGVVVTPEQIEDAVEEVINQYKQDLLQKRYHFNIGMLMGKARGKLKWADGKAIKNEIDMQILDLLGPKTDADKEKPVKAKGAKSGKDNVPKKLANMVNAVADEGAGASMNGEETRSLMEQLRGHAVNFHKVGENFKTEGYVVTPMTMKLLKEHVQAVGGKVWTRFPPEPNGILHIGHAKAINFNFGYARANGGVCYLRYDDTNPEKEEEKYFTGIREMVEWLGYKPWKITHSSDYFHELHAMGVELIKRDHAYVCHQKLEEIRGHNPPPSPWRNRPIQESLRLFEDMRKGKIAEGEATVRMKHIMEDGKVDPVAFRIKFTPHHRTGDEWCIYPTYDFTHCLCDSLENITHSLCTKEFQARRSSYYWLCNALDVYCPVQWEYGRLNLYYTVVSKRKIVKLITEGIVRDWDDPRLFTLTALRRRGFPPEAINNFCAKVGVTMAQVIIDPNMLESCVRDELNVTAPRTMAVLEPLKITITNFPSEKAIDIDVPDFPAEPSKGSHKVKFAKTIYIEKTDFKENMEKGYRRLTPDQPVGLRHAGYVITLESMVKDKKGEITELKVKCQQADMAEKPKAFIHWVSEPVSCEIRLYERLFKHKHPEDPEEVPGGFLTDCNKDSLTVIPAALLDASVKGAQVYDKFQFERIGYFSIDPDSKPDKLVFNRTVNLKEDAGKNV; this is encoded by the exons atggcggacactcTGGACCTTTTCGTCAGCGTGGGTCTGAGCGAACAGAAGGCGAAAGAGACTATAAAAAATGAAGTCCTGACCGGCGAGCTGAAGAATATCATCAATGAG GCCAGGAagcactgcagtaccattgaCAAGAGCATGGGGGTGCTCCTGTATGGTATGGCCACCAGGCTCAAAAGCAAGGGTCGTGCCAACTTCTTGACAGAGTACATTGCAACCAAGAAGATCACCACAGAGCTCCAGCTACAGT CTGCCTTAGACTTTGTGAAGTCCCACCCAGTGGACCCTGTGGATGCAGCAGCGTTTGAGGAGGCCTGTGGAGTAGGAGTGGTGGTCACTCCGGAGCAGATCGAGGATGCT GTAGAAGAGGTGATCAACCAGTACAAGCAGGACCTTCTGCAGAAGAGATATCATTTTAACATTGGCATGCTTATGG GCAAGGCACGCGGCAAGCTGAAGTGGGCTGATGGGAAGGCTATCAAGAACGAGATAGACATGCAG ATTTTAGACCTGCTTGGACCAAAGACTGATGCAGACAAGGAGAAACCAGTAAAAGCCAAG GGTGCTAAGTCAGGCAAGGATAATGTCCCAAAGAAGCTAGCAAACATGGTGAATGCTGTTGCAGATGAAG GGGCTGGTGCTAGCATGAATGGTGAAG AGACAAGGTCGCTGATGGAACAGCTGAGAGGTCATGCTGTCAACTTCCATAAAGTTG GTGAGAACTTCAAAACAGAGGGCTATGTGGTCACTCCCATGACCATGAAACTCCTGAAGGAGCATGTCCAGGCAGTGGGTGGAAAg GTGTGGACCAGGTTTCCCCCCGAGCCCAACGGCATCCTGCACATCGGGCATGCCAAGGCCATCAACTTCAACTTCGGCTATGCACGG GCTAATGGAGGTGTGTGTTATCTGAGGTACGATGACACCAACCcagagaaggaggaggagaaataTTTCACTGGTATCCGGGAGATGGTGGAGTGGCTGG GTTACAAGCCATGGAAGATCACCCACTCCTCCGACTACTTCCATGAGCTGCATGCCATGGGTGTGGAGCTCATCAAGAG AGATCATGCGTACGTGTGTCACCAGAAGCTGGAGGAGATCCGAGGCCACaacccgcccccctccccctggagAAACAGGCCCATCCAGGAGTCTCTCAGGCTGTTTGAG GACATGAGGAAAGGGAAGATAGCGGAGGGGGAGGCAACTGTGAGGATGAAGCACATCATGGAGGATGGGAAGGTGGACCCCGTGGCCTTCAGGATCAAGTTCACGCCTCACCACAGGACAGGAGACGAGTG GTGTATCTATCCCACCTATGACTTCACCCACTGTCTGTGTGACTCACTGGAGaacatcactcactcactgtgtACCAAGGAGTTTCAGGCAAG GCGCTCCTCCTACTACTGGCTGTGCAATGCCCTGGATGTGTACTGTCCTGTACAGTGGGAGTATGGACGGCTCAACCTGTACTACACTGTGGTCTCCAAGAGGAAGATTGTGAAGCTCATCACGGAAGGAATTGTTAG GGATTGGGACGACCCTCGCCTGTTCACCCTGACAGCCCTCAGGAGGAGGGGCTTCCCACCTGAGGCCATCAACAACTTCTGTGCCAAG GTTGGAGTGACCATGGCCCAGGTCATCATAGACCCCAACATGCTGGAGTCATGTGTACGAGATGAGCTCAATGTCACAGCGCCTAG GACTATGGCAGTGTTGGAACCACTCAAAATCACCATCACAAACTTCCCATCAGAAAAG GCCATAGACATTGATGTCCCAGACTTCCCAGCAGAGCCCAGTAAAGGGTCACATAAGGTCAAGTTTGCCAAGACGATCTACATTGAGAAGACTGATTTCAAAGAG AACATGGAGAAGGGATACCGTCGGCTTACCCCAGACCAACCTGTAGGACTGAGGCATGCTGGGTACGTCATCACGCTGGAGTCTATGGTAAAG GACAAGAAAGGTGAAATAACTGAGCTGAAGGTGAAATGCCAGCAGGCAGACATGGCTGAGAAACCAAAGGCCTTCATCCACTGGGTGTCTGAACCAGTCTCATGTGAGATACGTCTGTATGAGAGGCT ATTCAAACACAAGCACCCAGAAGATCCTGAGGAGGTTCCAGGAGGGTTCCTGACAGACTGTAACAAG GACTCCCTGACTGTGATTCCTGCTGCCTTGCTGGACGCCTCAGTGAAGGGTGCCCAGGTGTACGACAAGTTCCAGTTTGAAAGGATCGGCTACTTCTCTATCGATCCTGACTCAAAGCCAGACAAG CTGGTGTTCAACAGGACTGTCAACCTCAAGGAGGATGCTGGGAAAAATGTCTGA
- the LOC118415915 gene encoding glutamine--tRNA ligase-like isoform X2 — protein sequence MADTLDLFVSVGLSEQKAKETIKNEVLTGELKNIINEARKHCSTIDKSMGVLLYGMATRLKSKGRANFLTEYIATKKITTELQLQSALDFVKSHPVDPVDAAAFEEACGVGVVVTPEQIEDAVEEVINQYKQDLLQKRYHFNIGMLMGKARGKLKWADGKAIKNEIDMQILDLLGPKTDADKEKPVKAKGAKSGKDNVPKKLANMVNAVADEETRSLMEQLRGHAVNFHKVGENFKTEGYVVTPMTMKLLKEHVQAVGGKVWTRFPPEPNGILHIGHAKAINFNFGYARANGGVCYLRYDDTNPEKEEEKYFTGIREMVEWLGYKPWKITHSSDYFHELHAMGVELIKRDHAYVCHQKLEEIRGHNPPPSPWRNRPIQESLRLFEDMRKGKIAEGEATVRMKHIMEDGKVDPVAFRIKFTPHHRTGDEWCIYPTYDFTHCLCDSLENITHSLCTKEFQARRSSYYWLCNALDVYCPVQWEYGRLNLYYTVVSKRKIVKLITEGIVRDWDDPRLFTLTALRRRGFPPEAINNFCAKVGVTMAQVIIDPNMLESCVRDELNVTAPRTMAVLEPLKITITNFPSEKAIDIDVPDFPAEPSKGSHKVKFAKTIYIEKTDFKENMEKGYRRLTPDQPVGLRHAGYVITLESMVKDKKGEITELKVKCQQADMAEKPKAFIHWVSEPVSCEIRLYERLFKHKHPEDPEEVPGGFLTDCNKDSLTVIPAALLDASVKGAQVYDKFQFERIGYFSIDPDSKPDKLVFNRTVNLKEDAGKNV from the exons atggcggacactcTGGACCTTTTCGTCAGCGTGGGTCTGAGCGAACAGAAGGCGAAAGAGACTATAAAAAATGAAGTCCTGACCGGCGAGCTGAAGAATATCATCAATGAG GCCAGGAagcactgcagtaccattgaCAAGAGCATGGGGGTGCTCCTGTATGGTATGGCCACCAGGCTCAAAAGCAAGGGTCGTGCCAACTTCTTGACAGAGTACATTGCAACCAAGAAGATCACCACAGAGCTCCAGCTACAGT CTGCCTTAGACTTTGTGAAGTCCCACCCAGTGGACCCTGTGGATGCAGCAGCGTTTGAGGAGGCCTGTGGAGTAGGAGTGGTGGTCACTCCGGAGCAGATCGAGGATGCT GTAGAAGAGGTGATCAACCAGTACAAGCAGGACCTTCTGCAGAAGAGATATCATTTTAACATTGGCATGCTTATGG GCAAGGCACGCGGCAAGCTGAAGTGGGCTGATGGGAAGGCTATCAAGAACGAGATAGACATGCAG ATTTTAGACCTGCTTGGACCAAAGACTGATGCAGACAAGGAGAAACCAGTAAAAGCCAAG GGTGCTAAGTCAGGCAAGGATAATGTCCCAAAGAAGCTAGCAAACATGGTGAATGCTGTTGCAGATGAAG AGACAAGGTCGCTGATGGAACAGCTGAGAGGTCATGCTGTCAACTTCCATAAAGTTG GTGAGAACTTCAAAACAGAGGGCTATGTGGTCACTCCCATGACCATGAAACTCCTGAAGGAGCATGTCCAGGCAGTGGGTGGAAAg GTGTGGACCAGGTTTCCCCCCGAGCCCAACGGCATCCTGCACATCGGGCATGCCAAGGCCATCAACTTCAACTTCGGCTATGCACGG GCTAATGGAGGTGTGTGTTATCTGAGGTACGATGACACCAACCcagagaaggaggaggagaaataTTTCACTGGTATCCGGGAGATGGTGGAGTGGCTGG GTTACAAGCCATGGAAGATCACCCACTCCTCCGACTACTTCCATGAGCTGCATGCCATGGGTGTGGAGCTCATCAAGAG AGATCATGCGTACGTGTGTCACCAGAAGCTGGAGGAGATCCGAGGCCACaacccgcccccctccccctggagAAACAGGCCCATCCAGGAGTCTCTCAGGCTGTTTGAG GACATGAGGAAAGGGAAGATAGCGGAGGGGGAGGCAACTGTGAGGATGAAGCACATCATGGAGGATGGGAAGGTGGACCCCGTGGCCTTCAGGATCAAGTTCACGCCTCACCACAGGACAGGAGACGAGTG GTGTATCTATCCCACCTATGACTTCACCCACTGTCTGTGTGACTCACTGGAGaacatcactcactcactgtgtACCAAGGAGTTTCAGGCAAG GCGCTCCTCCTACTACTGGCTGTGCAATGCCCTGGATGTGTACTGTCCTGTACAGTGGGAGTATGGACGGCTCAACCTGTACTACACTGTGGTCTCCAAGAGGAAGATTGTGAAGCTCATCACGGAAGGAATTGTTAG GGATTGGGACGACCCTCGCCTGTTCACCCTGACAGCCCTCAGGAGGAGGGGCTTCCCACCTGAGGCCATCAACAACTTCTGTGCCAAG GTTGGAGTGACCATGGCCCAGGTCATCATAGACCCCAACATGCTGGAGTCATGTGTACGAGATGAGCTCAATGTCACAGCGCCTAG GACTATGGCAGTGTTGGAACCACTCAAAATCACCATCACAAACTTCCCATCAGAAAAG GCCATAGACATTGATGTCCCAGACTTCCCAGCAGAGCCCAGTAAAGGGTCACATAAGGTCAAGTTTGCCAAGACGATCTACATTGAGAAGACTGATTTCAAAGAG AACATGGAGAAGGGATACCGTCGGCTTACCCCAGACCAACCTGTAGGACTGAGGCATGCTGGGTACGTCATCACGCTGGAGTCTATGGTAAAG GACAAGAAAGGTGAAATAACTGAGCTGAAGGTGAAATGCCAGCAGGCAGACATGGCTGAGAAACCAAAGGCCTTCATCCACTGGGTGTCTGAACCAGTCTCATGTGAGATACGTCTGTATGAGAGGCT ATTCAAACACAAGCACCCAGAAGATCCTGAGGAGGTTCCAGGAGGGTTCCTGACAGACTGTAACAAG GACTCCCTGACTGTGATTCCTGCTGCCTTGCTGGACGCCTCAGTGAAGGGTGCCCAGGTGTACGACAAGTTCCAGTTTGAAAGGATCGGCTACTTCTCTATCGATCCTGACTCAAAGCCAGACAAG CTGGTGTTCAACAGGACTGTCAACCTCAAGGAGGATGCTGGGAAAAATGTCTGA